Proteins encoded by one window of Arachis hypogaea cultivar Tifrunner chromosome 1, arahy.Tifrunner.gnm2.J5K5, whole genome shotgun sequence:
- the LOC112758107 gene encoding uncharacterized protein, whose protein sequence is MNLEEVGDEVRCRAFPVTLAVPTIWWFNSLPQGSVARFSDISHAFLAQFTTKIAKAKHLINLHGVTQRSGEPTRKYLDRFNDECLEIDGLTDSIASLCLMNGLQNEDFRKHLTTKPHGSGERQKEHARDGSPSKTPWPFSRVGKLTNYTLLTVSIVEVYQQIGEKGILSKPRRLKDRTGGNRSLYYDYHKGYGHKTQDNFDLKDDLEQAIQDGKLAEFSHLIKEPRRRNRDHEREDKTCAVKRRLEPEDNDHGLTIVNVVIARNAALRSKSAHKKDAKVLAVSSSSAQSSKRLPSILFGPKDQWFDEIVENPPMVITARVGTGLIKRILVDTGADSNIMFHNVFDALGLRDADLKTHQHGVVGLGDHFIKPDERISLPVSIGPG, encoded by the exons atgaacctggaggAAGTTGGAGATGAGGTGAGGTGCCGCGCTTTCCCGGTCACCTTGGCGGTACCTACGATATGGTGGTTCAACAGCCTCCCGCAGGGCTCGGTGGCCAGGTTTTCAGACATCAGCCACGCTTTCCTGGCCCAATTTACAACCAAAATTGCAAAGGCAAAACACCTGATCAATTTGCACGGGGTGACTCAGAGGTCTGGCGAGCCGACCAGAAAATATCTAGACCGATTCAACGATGAGTGCCTGGAGATCGACGGGCTAACTGACTCGATAGCTAGTCTGTGTTTGATGAACGGACTCCAGAATGAGGACTTTAGAAAGCATCTCACCACGAAGCCG CACGGTAGCGGAGAAAGGCAGAAGGAACACGCCAGAGACGGCAGTCCGAGTAAGACACCCTGGCCGTTTTCTCGAGTCGGGAAGCTCACCAATTACACTCTCCTCACCGTCTCCATCGTAGAAGTTTATCAACAGATAGGCGAGAAGGGAATCTTGTCGAAGCCCCGACGTCTAAAGGACCGAACCGGGGGGAACAGGAGCCTCTATTATGATTATCATAAGGGCTATGGACATAAGACACAGGACAACTTCGACCTGAAGGATGACCTGGAACAAGCAATCCAGGATGGAAAATTAGCCGAATTCTCCCACCTCATTAAGGAGCCGAGGAGACGAAATCGCGACCACGAGAGAGAGGACAAGACCTGCGCAGTGAAGCGACGTCTAGAGCCGGAGGACAATGACCACGGTCTTACCATAGTGAACGTGGTAATAGCAAGAAACGCGGCTCTGAGGTCAAAGTCGGCACACAAGAAAGACGCCAAAGTCCTGGCAGTTTCCTCGTCTTCCGCACAAAGCTCCAAAAGGCTTCCGTCCATTTTGTTCGGTCCGAAAGACCAATGGTTTGATGAGATCGTGGAAAAccctcccatggtcatcacggccagagtgggaaccggcCTCATCAAGCGGATCCTTGTAGATACTGGGGCGGACTCGAATATTATGTTCCACAACGTGTTCGATGCCTTGGGCCTACGGGATGCCGACTTAAAGACTCACCAGCACGGTGTTGTAGGACTAggtgaccacttcatcaagcccgATGAAAGAATCTCCCTGCCAGTATCCATAGGACCAGGATAG